The Calypte anna isolate BGI_N300 chromosome 2, bCalAnn1_v1.p, whole genome shotgun sequence genome includes a window with the following:
- the RIOK1 gene encoding serine/threonine-protein kinase RIO1: MDYRAVVMSQVVPGQFDDAECSDGEFTEDTGTAKDGEVTENCKSCMCKEFNIEEGDGDDDNDDDEEEDEDWDWDDEVGRLTRRHNAAGGCNPQANRQTPNCYSAKMSTPTDKALRKFEHKINLDKLNFDDSVINRVTEKSRQKEADMYRVKDKSDRATVEQVLDPRTRMILFKMLNRGVISEINGCISTGKEANVYHASTANGENRAIKIYKTSILMFKDRDKYVSGEFRFRHGYCKGNPRKMVKTWAEKEMRNLIRLNTAQIPCPEPLMLRSHVLVMGFIGKGDRPAPLLKNAQLSDSKVRELYLQIIQYMRRMYQDARLVHADLSEFNMLYHSGEVYIIDVSQAVEHDHPHALEFLRKDCANVNDFFQKHNVAVMTVRELFEFITDPSITSENIDDYLSKAMEIASKRTEEERSSQDKVDEEVFKKAYIPRTLTEVKNYERDVDIMMKLKEEDMALNVQQDNILYQTVTGLKKDLSGVQKVPALLEKNSDDSETDDDDDDDDGSSEGSDSDCKEFVHPKDKPPEVSMDKKERKKMVKEAQREKRKTKIPKHVKKRKEKTAKMKKGK, from the exons ATGGATTACCGGGCTGTGGTGATGAGCCAGGTGGTGCCCGGGCAGTTTGACGATGCTGAGTGTTCCGACGG TGAATTTACAGAAGACACAGGAACAGCTAAGGATGGTGAGGTCACAGAGAACTGCAAGTCATGCATGTGCAAAGAATTTAATATTGAAGAAGGAGATGGTGATGATGATAACGATGAtgatgaagaggaggatgaagacTGGGACTGGGATGACGAGGTGGGAAGGCTTACGAGGCGCCACAATGCTGCTGGTGGATGCAATCCACAG GCAAATAGACAGACCCCTAATTGCTATTCAGCAAAAATGTCTACCCCTACAGACAAGGCTTTAAGGAAGTTTGAACATAAGATTAATTTAG ATAAGCTGAATTTTGATGACTCTGTTATAAACCGAGTCACAGAAAAGTCTAGACAGAAGGAGGCAGACAT GTACCGAGTCAAAGATAAGTCAGACAGAGCAACAGTAGAACAG GTGTTGGATCCAAGGACCCGAATGATCCTGTTCAAGATGCTGAATAGAGGTGTCATATCTGAAATCAATGGCTGCATCAGCACAGGGAAGGAA GCCAATGTGTATCATGCCAGCACTGCAAATGGAGAGAACAGAGCAATAAAGATTTACAAAACCTCTATTCTGATGTTTAAAGATCGGGATAAGTATGTGAGTGGGGAATTCAG aTTTCGTCATGGATACTGTAAAGGCAACCCAAGAAAAATGGTGAAGACATgggctgaaaaagaaatgaggaattTAATAAG GTTGAATACAGCCCAGATACCTTGCCCAGAGCCACTTATGCTAAGAAGTCATGTTCTTGTCATGGGCTTTATTGGTAAAGGTGATAG AcctgctcctctgctgaagAACGCTCAGTTATCTGACTCCAAAGTCCGGGAGTTGTACCTGCAGATCATCCAGTACATGAGAAGAATGTATCAAGATGCCAGACTTGTTCATGCAGATCTCAGTGAATTTAATATGCT GTACCACAGTGGGGAAGTTTACATTATTGATGTGTCTCAGGCTGTGGAGCATGACCACCCCCACGCGCTGGAGTTCCTGCGGAAAGATTGTGCCAACGTTAATG ACTTTTTCCAGAAGCACAATGTTGCAGTGATGACTGTGAGGGAGCTGTTTGAATTTATTACTGATCCTTCTATCACAAGTGAGAACATTGATGACTATCTGTCTAAG GCAATGGAAATAGCATCAAAAagaacagaggaggaaagatCCAGTCAAGATAAAGTGGATGAAGAG GTGTTCAAGAAGGCTTACATACCCCGGACTTTGACTGAAGTCAAGAACTATGAGAGGGATGTGGATATAATGATGAAATTGAAAGAAGAGGATATGGCATTGAATGTTCAGCAAGATAAT ATTCTCTACCAGACTGTGACAGGACTGAAGAAAGATTTGTCTGGTGTTCAGAAG GTTCCAGCACTTCTTGAAAAGAATTCAGATGATTCAGAaacagatgatgatgatgatgatgatgatggcaGCTCAGAGGGCTCTGATTCAGACTGTAAAGAATTTGTACATCCAAAAGATAAACCTCCTGAAGTTAGCATGGACAAAAAG gaaaggaaaaagatggtTAAAGAAGCccaaagagagaagagaaaaaccaaaatcccaAAGCATGTGAAGAAACGGAAAGAAAAGActgcaaaaatgaagaaaggcaAATAA